One segment of Pyxidicoccus xibeiensis DNA contains the following:
- a CDS encoding YciI family protein — MDYMLLVIENAAERRARSVDVGYGLMERMNRFNEDLKARGICKASDSLGPDARGVRIEARGGKPVVSDGPFTEAKEIVGGFFLLSCESREQALAIARECPAAEWATVELREVGPCHGG; from the coding sequence ATGGATTACATGCTGCTGGTCATCGAGAATGCCGCGGAGCGAAGGGCTCGGTCGGTGGACGTCGGGTATGGGCTCATGGAGCGGATGAACCGCTTCAACGAAGACCTGAAGGCGCGTGGCATCTGCAAGGCCAGCGACTCGCTCGGGCCCGATGCCAGGGGCGTGCGGATCGAGGCCCGCGGCGGCAAGCCCGTCGTCAGCGACGGCCCCTTCACCGAAGCCAAGGAGATTGTCGGAGGCTTCTTCCTCCTGAGCTGTGAGAGCCGGGAGCAGGCGCTCGCCATCGCCCGGGAATGTCCCGCCGCCGAGTGGGCCACCGTCGAGCTGCGCGAAGTCGGCCCCTGTCACGGCGG
- a CDS encoding exonuclease/endonuclease/phosphatase family protein, with product MIRIFHQNMLDYGGRTPVRNATFTAALGAINGITGANYWAAGFTEVLYAGAATQANLPLIAQALDAGLTRMHVIEVGTTLLGRQEFIAIAWDDFSFPVAHVGRVLWDPMNRSWAPHNAAPGAAATQVLPLPTGVAMGADTRGLAYIAGASATTGRRYVIAFMHNMYNLGNKTAAFESLNVMATRARNAIGGNYTDATVVIGGDFNLEPRTRKRPRGSDEFFHARATVAANGSYVNTTNVHPYDFWVVSDAAITDASTQVFVQTRVAHGSDHAGITVTF from the coding sequence ATGATCCGCATCTTCCACCAGAACATGCTCGATTACGGCGGAAGGACCCCCGTCCGCAACGCGACCTTCACCGCCGCGCTGGGGGCCATCAATGGCATCACCGGCGCGAACTACTGGGCGGCGGGCTTCACCGAGGTGCTGTACGCGGGCGCGGCCACGCAGGCCAATCTGCCGCTCATCGCCCAGGCGCTGGACGCCGGCCTGACCCGGATGCACGTCATCGAGGTGGGAACCACCTTGCTGGGCCGCCAGGAGTTCATCGCCATCGCCTGGGACGACTTCTCGTTCCCTGTCGCGCACGTCGGCCGCGTGCTTTGGGACCCGATGAATCGCTCCTGGGCACCCCACAACGCGGCACCCGGAGCCGCCGCCACCCAGGTCCTTCCTCTCCCCACCGGGGTCGCGATGGGCGCGGACACCCGCGGTCTCGCCTACATCGCGGGCGCGAGCGCCACCACTGGCAGGCGCTACGTCATCGCGTTCATGCACAACATGTACAACCTGGGGAACAAGACCGCGGCGTTCGAGAGCCTCAACGTCATGGCCACCCGGGCCCGGAACGCCATCGGCGGCAACTACACGGACGCCACGGTCGTCATCGGCGGTGACTTCAACCTCGAGCCGCGCACGCGGAAGCGGCCGCGAGGCTCCGACGAGTTCTTCCATGCCCGTGCCACCGTCGCGGCCAACGGCAGCTACGTCAACACGACCAACGTCCATCCCTACGACTTCTGGGTGGTGAGTGACGCCGCCATCACCGACGCCAGCACGCAGGTGTTCGTCCAGACGCGGGTGGCCCATGGCTCGGACCATGCCGGAATCACCGTGACGTTCTGA
- a CDS encoding ATP-binding protein → MDIRTQSALLASIIGLALGVSMLLRPGRPRVLTLYSVFALTVAGYYLSLFFHSIFPAETYPWPSRIALGATVLLASLVPGAAVAFFLEFLGVSKGTHLVGRRLAVLSAVLGLGVALTPLADKVWARVSMGVWVLGALLTSGSLLVHRVRTTESRIEQLRLAYLAIGAGAAILFSALDFLGRFDIPFPTLGPVFSTLYLFFLAQTLLRLRLMDLHELLGKIASQSVLAVILAAVFTVLTAWVDEDTGLFVFNTAVAAFVILILLDPLRAKVDEMVVRIFFRERFALLDSLGSLRARMANVIEISELARLVLDTLHETGRVTHASVYLLAEDRPGYRLLDSRGPPPVAFLDTAAARGLLFAAASGQKAMLRENVERRIATMRLQAVEGKRYRDELKRLNDTRAALVQVKAGITVPLMGNDRVIGFLNLWDERVPEAYASDEIALILEVAERLATVLENSKLYEKIRERDRLAALGEMAAGLAHEIRNPLGAIKGAAQCLDPKRLGGEDGEFLDVIVEEVNRLNGVVTAFLDYARPLKQSFGPTDLNEVVTRTMRLIQNDVPSNISLAVELDLQLPRVDGDAEQLKQVLINLVQNAVQALGTREGRITVRTDKPERFGEIRNAGGEFVEVVVSDTGPGIPADQHTHIFVPFFTTKQKGTGLGLAICQRIVKNHGGGISVLSKVGEGSSFVIRLPALPPELPAEGLPVDGTPVPATRPSLSLPVPEELRDTPKPPPPEPSRKRERRRRAG, encoded by the coding sequence ATGGACATCCGAACACAGAGCGCTCTGCTGGCTTCCATCATCGGGCTCGCGCTCGGCGTGTCCATGTTGCTGCGCCCCGGCCGCCCCCGGGTGCTGACGCTCTACTCCGTCTTCGCCCTGACAGTCGCCGGGTACTACCTCTCGCTGTTCTTCCACAGCATCTTCCCGGCGGAGACCTACCCCTGGCCGTCGCGCATCGCCCTGGGAGCGACCGTCCTGCTGGCCTCCCTGGTACCAGGCGCCGCGGTGGCCTTCTTCCTGGAGTTCCTGGGCGTCAGCAAGGGAACACATCTGGTCGGCCGGCGGCTCGCCGTGCTGTCCGCCGTGCTGGGGCTGGGCGTGGCCCTCACCCCCCTGGCCGACAAGGTCTGGGCCCGGGTGTCCATGGGCGTGTGGGTGCTGGGGGCCCTGCTGACCTCCGGTTCGTTGCTGGTCCACCGAGTTCGCACGACGGAGTCGCGCATCGAGCAGCTCCGGCTGGCGTACCTGGCCATCGGCGCCGGGGCGGCCATCCTCTTCTCGGCGCTCGACTTCCTGGGGCGCTTCGACATCCCCTTCCCCACGCTGGGGCCGGTCTTCTCCACGCTGTACCTGTTCTTCCTCGCGCAGACGCTCTTGCGGCTGCGGCTGATGGACCTGCACGAGCTCTTGGGGAAGATTGCCTCGCAGTCGGTGCTGGCCGTCATCCTCGCGGCCGTCTTCACGGTGCTCACCGCGTGGGTGGACGAGGACACGGGGCTGTTCGTCTTCAACACGGCGGTGGCGGCGTTCGTCATCCTCATCCTCCTGGACCCGCTGCGGGCCAAGGTGGACGAGATGGTGGTGCGCATCTTCTTCCGCGAGCGCTTCGCGCTGCTCGACTCGCTGGGCTCGCTGCGGGCGCGCATGGCGAACGTCATCGAGATTTCGGAGCTGGCCCGGCTGGTGCTGGACACGCTCCACGAGACGGGGCGCGTGACGCACGCGTCGGTGTACCTCCTGGCGGAGGACCGGCCGGGGTACCGGCTGCTGGACTCGCGGGGCCCACCGCCGGTGGCGTTCCTGGACACGGCGGCGGCGCGCGGCCTGCTGTTCGCGGCGGCCAGCGGGCAGAAGGCGATGCTGCGGGAGAACGTGGAGCGGCGCATCGCCACCATGCGGCTGCAGGCGGTGGAGGGAAAGCGCTACCGCGACGAGCTCAAGCGCCTGAACGACACGCGGGCGGCGCTGGTGCAGGTGAAGGCCGGCATCACCGTGCCGCTGATGGGCAATGACCGGGTCATCGGCTTCCTCAACCTGTGGGACGAGCGGGTGCCGGAGGCGTACGCGTCCGACGAGATCGCCCTCATCCTCGAGGTCGCCGAGCGGCTGGCGACGGTGCTGGAGAACTCGAAGCTGTACGAGAAGATCCGCGAGCGGGACCGGCTGGCGGCGCTGGGTGAGATGGCGGCGGGCCTCGCGCACGAGATTCGCAACCCGCTGGGGGCCATCAAGGGCGCGGCGCAGTGCCTGGACCCGAAGCGGCTGGGGGGTGAGGACGGCGAGTTCCTGGACGTCATCGTCGAGGAGGTCAACCGGCTCAACGGCGTGGTGACGGCGTTCCTCGACTACGCGCGACCGCTGAAGCAGAGCTTCGGGCCCACGGACCTGAACGAGGTGGTGACGCGCACCATGCGCCTCATCCAGAACGACGTGCCCTCGAACATCTCGCTGGCGGTGGAGCTGGACCTGCAGCTGCCCCGGGTGGACGGCGACGCGGAGCAGCTCAAGCAGGTGCTCATCAACCTGGTGCAGAACGCGGTGCAGGCGCTGGGGACGCGCGAGGGGCGGATCACCGTCCGCACGGACAAGCCGGAGCGGTTCGGGGAGATCCGCAACGCGGGCGGTGAGTTCGTGGAGGTGGTCGTCTCCGACACGGGGCCGGGCATTCCGGCGGACCAGCACACCCACATCTTCGTGCCGTTCTTCACGACGAAGCAGAAGGGCACGGGGCTGGGGCTCGCCATCTGCCAGCGCATCGTGAAGAACCACGGTGGCGGCATCTCCGTGCTGAGCAAGGTGGGCGAGGGCTCGTCCTTCGTCATCCGCCTGCCCGCGCTCCCGCCCGAGTTGCCCGCGGAAGGACTGCCCGTGGACGGCACGCCCGTCCCGGCGACGCGGCCATCCCTGTCGCTGCCCGTGCCGGAGGAGCTGCGCGACACGCCCAAGCCGCCGCCGCCCGAGCCGAGCCGCAAGCGCGAGCGGCGGCGACGCGCGGGGTAG
- a CDS encoding transglycosylase SLT domain-containing protein gives MKPNLSKLAVLASALLVSAQAPAPQAPPSESPVSEASEAPAQRPDSAPSEAQLSPPPDSEKAPLPQGYVEVLNPAFPNAEPPAPVVHRGRRYALEDLAPYFAEGKKKEAREAFDKGQYTRARTLLKDEGDSAPVRYLRALAAVRAGEDEAAAAEFAALAPDYPALKDRCLTHGGVALEGLRRFDEAAALLSQVSPESRLYVDARLALSRVLRKKKDAAGAMAALEPLTSRAAPSWGRNVGAEALMAIADIAAEKKDKAAERAALWRLWAAHPLSPLAKQAEKRLKGLTPPQDAKVGRGEALVELHRNKQGLEVLEPLMGQLQLPDPLACRAHFVYGKGQRKERQHTRAIQVLTPVVEKCQDRDLLARALYVLGSSRSIVDQARGTETYERLAREFPDHSFADDGLFYAADLYVKTGRPQEAMAKLDELARRYPQGDFLGEALFKAYWIARSTGAEDSGLSFLDRIEAQFATADESYDVERARYWRARTLQEKGNIQGAAELFERLAVEHPATYYGLMARSQLATVDPPRLERISPEIFKVPEAASPWPLFAGPMGEDPHFRAGVELYRLGFTEAVASELLAVNRSNQPAESIRLLVLVLHEAGDERSAHAVARLALRKDLSGKITPQTRVVWEVAYPNAFRDLIEKHTADAGVEPDLLQALMREESALDPKALSWAGALGLTQLMPSTAKSVARDLKLKKFSVDSLLQPDLNIRLGAHYLGGLLKRFNGHTPYAVGSYNAGPGAVNRWRADRPELPLDAWVEEIPISETRGYIKRVLRSFNTYQLLYGRAPKLPVLKTAAAK, from the coding sequence ATGAAGCCCAATCTCTCCAAGCTCGCCGTCCTCGCCTCCGCGCTGCTCGTGTCCGCGCAGGCTCCCGCCCCCCAGGCGCCCCCGTCCGAGTCGCCCGTGTCGGAGGCCTCGGAGGCCCCGGCCCAGCGCCCCGACAGCGCTCCGTCGGAGGCCCAGCTCTCTCCACCTCCGGACTCGGAGAAGGCCCCGCTGCCCCAGGGCTACGTGGAGGTGCTCAACCCCGCCTTCCCCAACGCCGAGCCGCCCGCCCCGGTGGTGCACCGCGGGCGCCGCTATGCCCTGGAGGACCTGGCTCCCTACTTCGCCGAGGGCAAGAAGAAGGAGGCCCGGGAGGCGTTCGACAAGGGGCAGTACACCCGCGCCCGCACCCTGCTGAAGGACGAGGGTGACAGCGCCCCGGTGCGCTACCTGCGCGCCCTGGCCGCCGTGCGTGCCGGCGAGGACGAGGCCGCCGCGGCCGAGTTCGCCGCGCTGGCGCCGGACTACCCCGCGCTGAAGGACCGCTGCCTCACCCACGGCGGCGTGGCGCTGGAGGGGCTGCGCCGCTTCGACGAGGCCGCCGCGCTGCTGTCCCAGGTGTCACCCGAGTCCCGGCTGTACGTGGACGCCCGGCTGGCCCTGTCGCGCGTGCTGCGCAAGAAGAAGGACGCGGCGGGGGCCATGGCCGCGCTGGAGCCGCTCACCTCGCGCGCCGCCCCCAGCTGGGGCCGCAACGTGGGCGCCGAGGCGCTGATGGCCATCGCCGACATCGCCGCGGAGAAGAAGGACAAGGCCGCCGAGCGCGCGGCGCTGTGGCGCCTGTGGGCCGCCCACCCGCTGTCCCCGCTGGCGAAGCAGGCCGAGAAGCGCCTCAAGGGGCTGACGCCGCCCCAGGACGCGAAGGTGGGTCGGGGCGAGGCCCTGGTGGAGCTGCACCGCAACAAGCAGGGCCTGGAGGTGCTGGAGCCGCTGATGGGGCAGCTGCAGCTGCCGGACCCGCTCGCCTGCCGCGCGCACTTCGTCTACGGCAAGGGGCAGCGCAAGGAGCGCCAGCACACGCGCGCCATCCAGGTGCTGACGCCGGTGGTGGAGAAGTGCCAGGACCGGGACTTGCTCGCGCGGGCGCTGTACGTGCTGGGCTCGTCGCGCTCCATCGTGGACCAGGCGCGCGGCACGGAGACGTACGAGCGGCTGGCGCGCGAGTTCCCGGACCACTCCTTCGCGGACGACGGCCTCTTCTACGCCGCGGACCTCTACGTGAAGACGGGCCGTCCCCAGGAGGCGATGGCGAAGCTGGACGAGCTGGCGCGCCGCTACCCGCAGGGGGACTTCCTGGGCGAGGCGCTCTTCAAGGCGTACTGGATTGCGCGCAGCACGGGCGCCGAGGACTCCGGCCTGTCGTTCCTGGACCGCATCGAGGCGCAGTTCGCCACGGCGGACGAGAGCTACGACGTGGAGCGCGCGCGCTACTGGCGGGCGCGGACGCTGCAGGAGAAGGGCAACATCCAGGGCGCGGCGGAGCTGTTCGAGAGGCTCGCGGTGGAGCACCCGGCCACGTACTACGGGCTGATGGCGCGCTCGCAGCTGGCCACGGTGGACCCGCCGAGGCTGGAGCGCATCTCCCCGGAGATCTTCAAGGTGCCCGAGGCCGCCAGCCCGTGGCCGCTGTTCGCCGGCCCCATGGGCGAGGACCCGCACTTCCGCGCGGGCGTGGAGCTGTACCGCCTGGGCTTCACGGAGGCGGTGGCGTCCGAGCTGCTCGCGGTGAACCGGTCCAACCAGCCCGCGGAGTCCATCCGCCTGCTGGTGCTGGTGCTGCACGAGGCGGGCGACGAGCGCTCCGCCCACGCGGTGGCGCGGCTGGCGCTGCGCAAGGACCTGAGCGGGAAGATCACCCCGCAGACGCGGGTGGTGTGGGAGGTGGCGTACCCCAACGCCTTCCGCGACCTCATCGAGAAGCACACCGCGGACGCGGGCGTGGAGCCGGACCTGCTCCAGGCGCTGATGCGCGAGGAGAGCGCGCTGGACCCCAAGGCCCTGTCCTGGGCGGGCGCGCTGGGGCTCACCCAGCTGATGCCCTCCACCGCGAAGAGCGTGGCGCGCGACCTGAAGCTCAAGAAGTTCAGCGTGGACAGCCTGCTCCAGCCGGACCTGAACATCCGCCTGGGCGCGCACTACCTCGGCGGGCTGCTCAAGCGGTTCAACGGGCACACGCCGTATGCGGTGGGCAGCTACAACGCCGGCCCGGGCGCGGTGAACCGGTGGCGCGCGGACCGGCCGGAGCTGCCGCTGGACGCGTGGGTGGAGGAGATCCCCATCTCCGAGACGCGCGGCTACATCAAGCGCGTGCTCCGCTCCTTCAATACGTACCAGCTCCTCTACGGGCGGGCGCCCAAGCTGCCCGTCCTCAAGACGGCTGCCGCGAAGTAG
- a CDS encoding cold-shock protein — translation MATGTVKWFNDAKGFGFITQDGGGEDLFCHHTAIQTQGFRSLQEGQKVEFDVARGPKGLQAQNVRPV, via the coding sequence ATGGCGACTGGTACCGTGAAGTGGTTCAACGACGCGAAGGGCTTTGGGTTCATCACGCAGGACGGCGGGGGCGAGGACCTCTTCTGCCACCACACTGCGATCCAGACCCAGGGCTTCCGCTCCCTGCAGGAAGGCCAGAAGGTGGAGTTCGATGTGGCCCGCGGCCCCAAGGGGCTCCAGGCTCAGAACGTTCGCCCGGTCTGA
- the selA gene encoding L-seryl-tRNA(Sec) selenium transferase: MGAASNDTDGGKNALLRALPSIEQLLRRPSLEPLLAGVPRARAVAALRLAVERVRARLLRGEARPFEDADVGQALASLATPNLRPVHNATGVVLHTNLGRAPLAPEAVARVAAVARGYSNLEYDLDEGERGSRYAPLVGLLRTLTGAEDALVVNNCAGAALLVLAALAAGREGVVSRGELVEIGGGFRVPDVMRQSGAKLVEVGTTNRTRLADYAAAVGPDTGLLVKVHRSNFALVGFTEEVDIAELAKLGRARGVPVFQDLGSGALVPLEGEGLSKEPTVPQSVAAGADVIAFSGDKLLGGPQAGIVVGRAELLARIKAHPLTRALRVDKMTVAALEATLELYRDGRPEAVPTYRLLTQRPDELRARAVRLQGLLAERGVSARVEGVVGQVGGGAMPLSRLPSSACILTLRGPETFLDRLRNGDEPVIGRLSDGEGVLDVRCLSEEELKVVAAAVAAAIPGNPP, encoded by the coding sequence GTGGGCGCGGCGTCGAACGACACGGATGGGGGAAAGAACGCGCTGCTGCGCGCGCTGCCCTCCATCGAGCAGCTGCTGCGCCGCCCCTCGCTGGAGCCGCTGCTGGCCGGTGTGCCCCGGGCCCGGGCCGTGGCCGCGCTCCGGCTGGCCGTCGAGCGGGTGAGGGCCCGGCTCCTTCGTGGCGAGGCGCGGCCTTTCGAGGACGCCGACGTGGGCCAGGCGCTGGCCTCGCTGGCGACGCCGAACCTGCGGCCGGTGCACAACGCCACGGGCGTGGTGCTGCACACCAACCTGGGGCGTGCGCCGCTGGCCCCGGAGGCGGTGGCCCGCGTGGCGGCGGTGGCTCGGGGCTACTCCAACCTCGAGTACGACCTGGACGAGGGCGAGCGGGGCAGCCGCTACGCGCCCCTCGTCGGCCTGCTGCGCACGCTCACCGGCGCGGAGGACGCGCTCGTCGTCAACAACTGCGCGGGCGCGGCGCTGCTCGTGCTGGCGGCGCTCGCGGCGGGCCGCGAGGGCGTGGTGTCGCGGGGCGAGCTGGTGGAGATTGGCGGCGGCTTCCGGGTGCCGGACGTGATGCGTCAGTCCGGTGCGAAGCTGGTGGAGGTGGGCACCACCAACCGCACGCGCCTGGCGGACTATGCCGCCGCGGTGGGCCCGGACACGGGCCTGCTGGTGAAGGTGCACCGCTCCAACTTCGCGCTGGTCGGCTTCACCGAAGAGGTGGACATCGCCGAGCTGGCGAAGCTGGGCCGCGCGCGTGGGGTGCCGGTGTTCCAGGACCTGGGCTCGGGCGCGCTGGTGCCGCTGGAAGGGGAGGGGCTGTCGAAGGAGCCCACGGTGCCGCAGTCGGTGGCGGCGGGGGCGGATGTCATCGCCTTCTCGGGCGACAAGCTGTTGGGAGGTCCGCAGGCGGGAATCGTGGTGGGGCGCGCGGAGCTGCTGGCGCGCATCAAGGCCCACCCGCTCACGCGCGCGCTGCGCGTGGACAAGATGACGGTGGCCGCGCTGGAGGCCACCCTGGAGCTGTACCGGGACGGCAGGCCAGAGGCCGTGCCCACGTACAGGCTGCTCACCCAGCGACCCGACGAGCTGAGAGCCCGGGCCGTACGCCTCCAGGGGCTGCTTGCCGAGCGGGGCGTGAGTGCCCGGGTGGAGGGCGTGGTGGGACAGGTGGGAGGGGGCGCCATGCCGCTGAGCCGGTTGCCTTCCTCCGCATGCATCCTCACCCTACGGGGGCCGGAAACATTCCTCGACCGCCTGCGAAATGGGGACGAGCCGGTTATTGGCAGGCTGTCGGATGGCGAGGGGGTCCTCGACGTCCGCTGTCTCTCTGAGGAGGAGCTCAAGGTCGTCGCGGCTGCCGTCGCGGCCGCCATTCCAGGGAACCCGCCATGA
- a CDS encoding HNH endonuclease, with amino-acid sequence MIDSAVLVLNRYYQPVHVTSVKRAFSLLYQGVAKAIDAQYRLYEFDDWAALSATQDCITTINRTIRVPRVLVLSAYDHLPRGRVRFSRLNIYARDNDTCQYCGKNLARSDLNLDHVMPRSQGGKTTWENVVCSCVPCNLKKGGRTPEQADMKLLKKPVRPRWTPLFRGATRKVTYREWLPFLHLADASYWNVELLDE; translated from the coding sequence ATGATCGACAGCGCCGTCCTCGTCCTCAACCGGTACTACCAACCGGTGCATGTGACCTCGGTGAAGCGGGCTTTCTCGCTGCTGTACCAGGGCGTGGCCAAGGCCATCGACGCGCAGTACCGCCTGTACGAGTTCGACGACTGGGCGGCCCTGAGCGCCACCCAGGACTGCATCACCACCATCAACCGCACCATCCGTGTGCCGCGCGTCCTCGTCCTCAGCGCGTATGACCACCTGCCCCGCGGTCGGGTGCGCTTCTCACGGCTGAACATCTACGCGCGCGACAACGACACCTGCCAGTACTGCGGGAAGAACCTGGCCCGCAGCGACCTGAACCTGGACCATGTGATGCCGCGCTCGCAGGGAGGGAAGACGACCTGGGAGAACGTCGTCTGCTCCTGTGTCCCCTGCAACCTGAAGAAGGGCGGACGCACACCGGAGCAGGCAGACATGAAGCTGCTCAAGAAGCCCGTCCGTCCCCGCTGGACGCCCCTGTTCCGTGGCGCGACGCGCAAGGTGACGTACCGGGAGTGGTTGCCCTTCCTGCACCTGGCGGATGCCTCGTACTGGAACGTCGAACTTCTGGACGAGTAG